The following proteins are co-located in the Oceanimonas sp. GK1 genome:
- the ureE gene encoding urease accessory protein UreE yields MLRITQNLGQTDAPADDTLTLPFELRRKGRLRAISDGGTELGLFLERGRVLMDGDKLVSEVGRVFEVRAGAEPVITAHAPDWPTFTRACYHLGNRHVTLEIGECWLRFAYDHVLEHLAEHLGLRLERDHVPFHPESGAYHGLGGHHHHDH; encoded by the coding sequence ATGTTGAGAATCACCCAAAACCTGGGCCAGACCGATGCACCGGCCGACGATACCCTGACCCTGCCCTTTGAGCTGCGTCGAAAGGGGCGGCTGCGTGCCATCAGTGATGGCGGTACCGAGCTTGGGCTGTTTCTGGAGCGGGGCCGGGTGCTGATGGATGGAGACAAGCTGGTGAGCGAGGTCGGCCGGGTATTTGAGGTGCGCGCCGGGGCCGAGCCGGTGATCACCGCCCATGCCCCCGACTGGCCCACTTTTACCCGCGCCTGTTATCACCTGGGCAACCGCCACGTCACCCTGGAGATTGGCGAATGCTGGCTGCGCTTTGCTTACGATCATGTGCTGGAGCACCTGGCCGAACACCTGGGGCTCAGGCTGGAACGGGACCATGTGCCGTTTCATCCCGAGTCCGGGGCCTACCATGGCCTGGGTGGTCATCATCACCATGACCACTGA
- a CDS encoding NCS2 family permease yields MLEQYFRLKELNTNVRQEVVAGITTFLTMAYIIFVNPAILSEAGMDYGAVFVATCLAAAVGCFIMGLAANYPIALAPGMGLNAFFTYTVVLTEGYSWQSALGAVFFSGCIFVLLSLFKVREWIINAIPKPLKLGIAAGIGLFLALVGLKSAGIIVDNPATLVGLGDVTGLQAGLAVLGFFLIIGMAARGMRGAVMIGILVITGLGLAFGDVEYQGIVSAPPSIMPTFLQLDIAGAFNVGMLSVIFAFLFVDLFDTSGTLIAVAQRAKLLDEQGRLPRLGRALLADSTASIAGSLLGTSTTTSYVESTAGVAVGGRSGLTAVVTGLLFIAAILFSPLAGMVPAYATAGALVYVAVLMLAQLAHLHWDDITEAVPAVVVLVMMPFTFSIANGIAFGFISFVAVKVLSGRAAEVSPVVWALAVLFALKFAFGV; encoded by the coding sequence ATGCTTGAACAGTATTTCCGGCTCAAAGAGCTCAATACCAATGTCCGCCAGGAAGTGGTGGCGGGCATCACCACCTTTCTCACCATGGCCTACATCATCTTCGTGAACCCGGCCATTCTGTCGGAAGCGGGCATGGACTACGGCGCCGTGTTTGTGGCCACCTGCCTGGCGGCGGCAGTGGGGTGTTTTATCATGGGGCTGGCGGCCAACTACCCCATTGCCCTGGCGCCGGGCATGGGCCTCAATGCCTTTTTCACCTACACGGTGGTGCTGACCGAGGGCTACAGCTGGCAAAGCGCCCTGGGGGCGGTGTTCTTCTCCGGCTGTATTTTCGTGCTGCTCAGCCTGTTCAAGGTGCGGGAGTGGATCATCAACGCCATTCCCAAACCGCTGAAGCTCGGCATTGCCGCCGGTATCGGCCTGTTTCTGGCGCTGGTGGGGCTGAAAAGCGCCGGCATTATCGTGGACAACCCGGCCACCCTGGTGGGCCTGGGAGATGTCACCGGCTTGCAGGCCGGGCTGGCGGTGCTGGGCTTTTTCCTGATCATCGGCATGGCCGCCCGGGGCATGCGCGGTGCCGTGATGATTGGCATTCTGGTGATCACCGGCCTGGGGCTGGCCTTTGGTGATGTGGAATACCAGGGCATCGTCTCGGCGCCGCCCTCTATCATGCCCACCTTTTTGCAGCTGGATATTGCCGGCGCCTTTAACGTGGGCATGCTGTCGGTGATCTTCGCCTTTCTGTTTGTGGACCTGTTCGATACTTCAGGCACCCTGATCGCCGTGGCCCAGCGGGCCAAACTGCTGGACGAGCAAGGCCGGCTGCCGCGCCTGGGCCGCGCCCTGCTGGCCGACAGTACCGCCTCCATTGCCGGCTCCCTGCTGGGTACGTCCACCACCACCTCCTACGTGGAAAGCACCGCCGGCGTGGCGGTGGGCGGGCGCAGCGGCCTGACCGCCGTGGTGACCGGCCTGCTGTTTATTGCCGCTATCCTGTTTTCGCCCCTGGCGGGCATGGTGCCGGCCTATGCCACCGCCGGTGCCCTGGTGTATGTGGCGGTGCTGATGCTGGCCCAACTCGCTCACCTGCACTGGGACGACATTACCGAGGCCGTGCCCGCCGTGGTGGTGCTGGTGATGATGCCCTTCACCTTTTCCATCGCCAACGGCATCGCCTTTGGCTTTATCAGTTTTGTGGCGGTCAAGGTGTTGTCCGGCCGCGCCGCCGAGGTAAGCCCGGTGGTCTGGGCCCTGGCGGTGCTGTTTGCGCTGAAATTTGCCTTTGGGGTGTGA
- a CDS encoding Flp family type IVb pilin — MFIAKELLRLVNDEEGLTVVEYAIAGGLVAAGVVTAFVGLGGNVANVMTDLCTDLGTAAASTAGGTETCV; from the coding sequence ATGTTTATTGCCAAAGAATTGCTGCGTCTGGTAAATGATGAAGAAGGTCTGACCGTAGTGGAATATGCGATTGCGGGTGGACTGGTGGCTGCGGGTGTTGTGACTGCATTTGTTGGGTTAGGAGGTAACGTTGCTAACGTAATGACTGACCTTTGTACTGATTTGGGAACTGCGGCAGCAAGTACTGCAGGTGGTACTGAGACTTGTGTTTAA
- a CDS encoding L,D-transpeptidase family protein — protein MARILFSLLLTATLLLSAQASARLLWHTEGALNEAGQQLQHLLLFDERTLAAMSPAERDDWLTQEWRAVLKARERFAQYTLPAHWRTEGFEQAIRQQHLTAYMADQAPDYHGYRELQRHYHRLANVTDYTPLPPGPEVRPGERDGAIPALRQRLAELGRHVPAPVGRADVLDPPLSETLAALQRAGGLEVTGGLNQATRALINRSPAELRAEIKTNLRRWLRLPPATRDYVLINIPSYRLTLVREGRPQLAMKVIVGRPDWPTPELATHIDALKVNPDWTPTANIVREDLLPAQQRDAGYLDRNGFAAWLPGENTPVLPSSIDWHRPPPGLRLVQQPGPANALGRLKFEMQNRHSVYLHDTPDKSLFGRDRRALSHGCVRLAEPDALASGLGWQVPEHERTQVLPPPERLPVYMVYFTAWSEGGSLVFAGDVYGKNRTANEAG, from the coding sequence ATGGCAAGAATACTGTTTAGTCTGTTGTTAACCGCGACCTTGCTGCTGAGTGCTCAGGCCTCGGCCCGGCTCTTGTGGCACACCGAGGGCGCACTTAATGAAGCCGGGCAACAGCTTCAGCACCTGTTATTGTTCGATGAGCGCACCCTGGCGGCCATGAGCCCGGCCGAGCGGGATGACTGGCTTACTCAGGAGTGGCGCGCCGTGCTGAAAGCGCGGGAGCGCTTTGCCCAATATACCCTGCCGGCCCACTGGCGCACCGAGGGCTTTGAGCAGGCCATTCGGCAACAACACCTCACCGCCTACATGGCCGACCAGGCTCCCGATTACCACGGCTACCGCGAGCTGCAGCGTCATTACCATCGTTTGGCGAACGTAACGGATTACACTCCGTTACCCCCCGGCCCCGAGGTGCGCCCCGGCGAGCGGGACGGGGCCATCCCGGCATTGCGCCAACGGCTGGCCGAGCTGGGCCGGCACGTGCCGGCACCCGTGGGCCGCGCCGATGTGCTGGACCCGCCCTTAAGCGAAACCCTGGCCGCCCTGCAACGGGCCGGCGGCCTGGAGGTGACCGGCGGGCTGAACCAGGCGACCCGGGCCCTGATAAACCGCTCACCCGCCGAGCTGCGCGCCGAGATAAAAACCAACCTGCGCCGCTGGCTCAGGCTGCCGCCCGCCACCCGTGACTATGTGCTGATCAACATTCCTTCCTACCGGCTGACCCTGGTGCGGGAAGGCCGCCCCCAGTTGGCGATGAAGGTCATCGTAGGGCGGCCCGACTGGCCCACGCCGGAGCTGGCTACCCATATCGATGCCCTCAAGGTGAACCCCGACTGGACCCCCACCGCCAACATAGTGCGGGAAGACCTGCTGCCGGCCCAGCAGCGGGATGCCGGTTACCTCGACCGCAACGGCTTTGCCGCTTGGCTGCCCGGAGAAAATACGCCTGTGCTGCCGTCCAGCATCGACTGGCACCGTCCGCCCCCCGGCTTGCGCCTGGTGCAGCAGCCCGGCCCGGCCAATGCCCTGGGACGGCTCAAGTTCGAGATGCAAAACCGCCACAGTGTGTATTTGCACGACACCCCCGATAAATCCCTGTTCGGCCGCGACCGGCGGGCGCTCAGCCACGGCTGCGTGCGCCTGGCCGAGCCTGATGCCCTGGCCAGTGGCCTGGGCTGGCAAGTGCCCGAGCACGAGCGCACCCAGGTGCTGCCGCCCCCCGAGCGGCTGCCGGTGTATATGGTGTATTTCACCGCCTGGAGCGAGGGCGGCAGCCTGGTGTTTGCCGGGGATGTATACGGCAAAAACCGCACCGCCAACGAGGCGGGATAA
- a CDS encoding prepilin peptidase yields MEQLPLLLFLMAVCWTDLTRHKIPNWLTLSFIPLALAFHALIGEGPAFALSGLVYSFIILFPFFVLRIFAGGDVKLGMAIATFTGWQVFLEGLLYGLIIGLPLVLVLAWRKVGWQGVKATFSRYGIILGTRRYLAPVDNEMAGLKVPYGPALALGAALAVILNKYQIYTLVS; encoded by the coding sequence ATGGAACAGCTACCATTATTGCTATTTCTGATGGCGGTGTGCTGGACGGATCTGACCCGCCACAAGATTCCCAACTGGCTGACGTTGAGTTTTATTCCGCTGGCGCTGGCCTTTCATGCCCTTATTGGTGAAGGTCCGGCCTTTGCCTTATCCGGGCTGGTGTATTCCTTTATTATCCTGTTTCCGTTTTTTGTGCTGCGTATCTTTGCCGGCGGCGATGTGAAGCTCGGCATGGCCATTGCCACCTTTACCGGCTGGCAGGTGTTTCTGGAAGGGTTGCTCTATGGCCTGATCATTGGCCTGCCGCTAGTGCTGGTACTGGCCTGGCGAAAAGTCGGCTGGCAGGGGGTTAAAGCCACCTTCAGCCGCTACGGCATTATATTGGGCACCCGTCGCTATCTGGCACCGGTAGACAATGAAATGGCCGGACTAAAAGTGCCTTACGGCCCGGCCCTGGCCCTGGGTGCGGCCCTGGCGGTTATTCTGAATAAATACCAGATTTACACCCTGGTATCTTAG
- a CDS encoding type II and III secretion system protein family protein, with translation MKALLASILGATLLAATGPVMAGGSLNEAGNEMQLPIHKSRSLMLDRPASRVSVGNPAIADVLVLQDRELYLVGKSLGHTNLMVWDMNDNLMQVYDIEVSHDLQGLKERLYRFLPNEPIQVHTSQGQLVVSGEVSNLDRLNAAYELARGYVVAAEGGTARSEVMNMMSVGGGQQVMLEVTVAEVARDTSRSWESAFELVERSGNWGFSLLRDSVSQLQNFGTNTVIGGFASADTVFNVALDLAKTRGLARVLAEPRITAISGQSAEFLSGGEYPVPVPTEDGIAVEFKEFGVGLKFTPVVLGSGKINLNLNVTVSEPVVANSANVPLFGDITALSKRSAGTTVELGDGQTISIAGLLSENTRESVSQLPFAGDIPVLGNLFTSRSFAKGESELVIMVTPRLVRPFNKQQVTLPTDGFIEPNDLEFYLLGRMSHRDRVSDGAPATEQSGNTGVNPAMHEGGMEQTYGQSL, from the coding sequence ATGAAAGCCCTGTTGGCAAGCATATTGGGGGCAACCCTGCTGGCGGCAACCGGCCCGGTAATGGCCGGCGGCAGCCTGAACGAGGCGGGCAATGAAATGCAGTTGCCCATTCACAAGTCCCGCTCGCTGATGCTCGACCGGCCCGCCAGCCGGGTGTCGGTGGGCAACCCGGCCATTGCCGATGTGCTGGTGCTGCAGGACCGGGAGCTGTATCTGGTGGGCAAGTCGCTGGGCCATACCAACCTGATGGTGTGGGACATGAACGACAACCTGATGCAGGTGTACGACATTGAAGTCAGCCACGATCTGCAGGGGCTGAAAGAGCGCCTGTACCGCTTTCTGCCCAATGAACCCATTCAGGTGCATACCTCCCAGGGGCAGCTGGTGGTCAGCGGCGAGGTGTCCAACCTTGACCGGCTCAATGCCGCCTACGAGCTGGCCCGGGGTTATGTGGTGGCCGCTGAGGGGGGCACCGCCCGCTCCGAGGTGATGAACATGATGAGTGTGGGCGGCGGCCAGCAGGTGATGCTGGAAGTGACCGTGGCCGAAGTGGCCCGGGACACTTCCCGCAGTTGGGAGTCGGCCTTTGAGCTGGTGGAGCGCTCCGGCAACTGGGGCTTTTCACTGCTGCGCGACAGCGTAAGCCAGTTGCAGAATTTTGGTACCAACACCGTGATTGGTGGCTTTGCCAGTGCCGACACCGTGTTCAACGTGGCGCTGGATCTGGCCAAAACCCGCGGCCTGGCCCGAGTGCTGGCCGAGCCGCGCATTACCGCCATCAGCGGCCAGTCCGCCGAATTTCTGTCCGGTGGTGAATATCCGGTGCCGGTGCCCACCGAAGACGGGATAGCGGTGGAATTCAAGGAATTCGGGGTGGGCCTCAAGTTCACCCCCGTGGTGCTGGGCAGCGGCAAAATCAACCTTAACCTGAACGTAACCGTCAGCGAGCCGGTGGTGGCCAACTCCGCCAACGTGCCGCTGTTCGGTGACATTACCGCCCTCAGCAAGCGCAGCGCCGGCACCACCGTGGAGCTGGGCGACGGCCAGACCATCAGCATTGCCGGCCTGCTCAGTGAAAATACTCGGGAGTCGGTCAGCCAGCTGCCCTTTGCCGGCGACATTCCCGTGCTGGGCAACCTCTTTACCAGCCGCAGCTTTGCCAAGGGCGAATCCGAGCTGGTGATCATGGTCACCCCCCGTCTGGTACGCCCCTTCAACAAGCAGCAGGTCACCCTGCCCACCGACGGCTTTATTGAACCCAATGATCTGGAGTTTTACCTGCTGGGCCGCATGTCCCACCGGGATCGCGTGAGCGACGGGGCGCCCGCTACCGAGCAAAGTGGCAACACCGGCGTTAACCCGGCCATGCATGAAGGCGGCATGGAGCAGACCTATGGTCAGTCGCTGTAG
- a CDS encoding ATPase AAA, with protein MYLPKPKTLADTGLSKELLFRLCLRHLQEEASLSLPLLAERLCLRGSIVEPLLQELKTLQLVEVRASGRMDEPIRFALTQKGQYEAQVLNERDGYIGPAPILLADYNRLVLAQSLGERSIRRERLEAALSDMVISDELVNVLGPALNSRRPLLIYGHAGTGKSFLCHRFNKVFDEHIYVPHAIAIQNTIIPVFDPLYHWRTEQNEAEQDARYIACRRPLVMVGGELKLDMLEVHFDRQSRQYSAPLQMKANNGVFLIDDLGRQGFSADELFNRWIVPMEERRDFLSLPNGLHFDIPFEQILVFSTNLDPESIADEAFLRRLGYKLQLQAMPEDLYRKIWNMNLEKYRLSATDEVFRVMVDKLHQGSNKPLIACYPRDILGIARDIMHFNGQANQPLNEEILTKAWHMYCVH; from the coding sequence ATGTACCTGCCCAAACCTAAAACCCTGGCCGATACTGGTCTTTCCAAGGAATTGCTGTTTCGCCTCTGCCTGCGTCATTTGCAGGAAGAGGCGTCGCTGTCGCTCCCTCTGCTTGCCGAGCGGCTGTGCCTGCGCGGCAGCATTGTCGAGCCCCTGTTGCAGGAGCTGAAAACCCTGCAACTGGTGGAGGTGCGCGCCTCGGGCCGCATGGACGAGCCCATTCGCTTTGCTCTCACCCAAAAAGGGCAATACGAGGCCCAGGTGCTGAACGAGCGGGACGGCTACATCGGTCCGGCGCCCATACTGCTGGCCGATTACAACCGTCTGGTACTGGCCCAGTCATTGGGCGAGCGCAGCATTCGCCGGGAGCGGCTGGAAGCCGCCCTCAGTGATATGGTCATCAGTGATGAGCTGGTTAACGTGCTGGGCCCGGCCCTCAACTCCCGCCGGCCCCTGCTGATTTACGGCCACGCCGGTACCGGCAAAAGCTTTTTGTGCCACCGTTTTAACAAAGTGTTCGACGAGCATATTTATGTGCCTCACGCCATCGCCATTCAGAACACCATTATTCCGGTGTTCGACCCGCTTTATCACTGGCGGACGGAGCAGAACGAAGCGGAGCAGGACGCCCGCTATATTGCCTGCCGGCGTCCGCTGGTGATGGTGGGGGGCGAGCTTAAACTCGATATGCTGGAGGTGCATTTCGACCGCCAGTCCCGCCAGTACAGTGCGCCCCTGCAAATGAAAGCCAATAACGGCGTGTTTTTAATTGATGACCTGGGTCGCCAGGGTTTTTCTGCCGACGAACTCTTTAACCGCTGGATTGTGCCCATGGAAGAGCGGCGGGATTTTCTTTCCCTGCCCAATGGCCTGCATTTTGATATTCCCTTTGAACAGATACTGGTGTTTTCCACCAACCTGGATCCGGAGTCCATTGCCGACGAGGCCTTTTTGCGCCGCCTGGGTTACAAACTGCAATTACAGGCCATGCCGGAAGACTTGTACCGGAAAATCTGGAACATGAACCTGGAGAAATATCGGCTGTCCGCCACCGACGAAGTATTTCGTGTAATGGTGGACAAACTGCACCAGGGCAGCAATAAACCCCTGATTGCCTGTTATCCGCGGGATATTCTGGGCATTGCCCGGGACATTATGCATTTCAACGGTCAGGCCAATCAGCCGTTGAATGAAGAGATTTTAACCAAGGCCTGGCACATGTACTGCGTGCACTGA
- a CDS encoding HupE/UreJ family protein encodes MNKTLVTLAALLPAAAFAHPGHGEGSLAAGLLHPVMGWDHLLAMVAVGMLAMADKEQQGWRLPLAFVAAMVAGATLGMAGLGLPAVEPVILASMVVLGGLLATNLAGAGRGLMLLCILFGLFHGNAHGLEAPASGSAMTFMAGFVLATGLLHGAGWLAARHLHDALLRVFGFAVAGVGLLAAI; translated from the coding sequence ATGAACAAAACCCTCGTTACTCTGGCGGCGCTGTTGCCCGCCGCCGCTTTTGCCCACCCCGGTCACGGTGAGGGCAGCCTTGCCGCCGGCCTGCTGCACCCCGTCATGGGCTGGGATCACCTGCTGGCCATGGTGGCGGTGGGCATGCTGGCCATGGCCGACAAGGAACAACAGGGCTGGCGCCTGCCGTTGGCCTTTGTGGCAGCCATGGTGGCGGGCGCCACCCTGGGCATGGCGGGCCTGGGCCTGCCGGCGGTGGAGCCGGTGATCTTGGCTTCCATGGTGGTGCTGGGCGGCCTGCTCGCCACCAACCTGGCCGGTGCGGGCCGCGGCCTGATGCTGCTGTGCATCCTGTTTGGTTTGTTTCATGGCAATGCCCATGGCCTGGAAGCCCCGGCGTCCGGCTCGGCCATGACCTTTATGGCGGGCTTTGTACTGGCCACCGGTCTGCTCCATGGCGCCGGCTGGCTCGCCGCCCGCCATCTGCACGATGCCCTGTTGCGGGTATTTGGTTTTGCCGTGGCCGGCGTTGGCCTGCTGGCAGCGATATAA
- the asnS gene encoding asparagine--tRNA ligase: MTHASVTDVLAGKYAVGTPLTVKGWIRTRRDSKAGISFLAIHDGSCFNPVQAVVPENVANYQSEVVRLTTGCSVEVTGTVVESQGQGQDFELQATEVKVVGWVDDPDTYPMAAKRHSIEYLREYAHLRPRTNLIGAVARVRNCLSQALHRFFHENGYMWVATPIVTASDCEGAGEMFRVSTLDLHNLPRTDKGDIDFGEDFFGKEAFLTVSGQLNAETYACALSKVYTFGPTFRAENSNTSRHLAEFWMVEPELAFADLDDAARLAEDMLKYVFKAVLAERMDDMTFFAERVDKNAITRLQSFVEKDFAQVDYTDAVEILKQSGKQFEFPVEWGVDLSSEHERYLAEEHFKAPVVVKNYPKDIKAFYMKLNADGKTVAAMDVLAPGIGEIIGGSQREEVLEVLDARLEEMGLNKDDYGWYRDLRRYGTVPHAGFGLGFERLVAYVTGMGNVRDVIPFPRTPRNADF; the protein is encoded by the coding sequence ATGACCCACGCATCCGTAACTGATGTGCTGGCGGGCAAATATGCCGTTGGCACCCCCCTTACCGTAAAGGGGTGGATTCGCACTCGCCGTGACTCCAAGGCGGGAATTTCGTTTTTGGCCATTCACGACGGCAGCTGCTTCAATCCGGTGCAGGCCGTGGTGCCCGAAAACGTGGCGAATTATCAGTCTGAAGTGGTGCGTTTAACCACCGGCTGTTCGGTGGAAGTGACCGGCACCGTGGTGGAGTCCCAGGGCCAGGGCCAGGACTTTGAGCTGCAGGCCACCGAGGTAAAGGTAGTGGGTTGGGTGGACGATCCCGACACCTACCCCATGGCCGCCAAACGCCACTCCATTGAATATCTGCGGGAATACGCCCACCTGCGCCCGCGCACCAACCTGATCGGCGCTGTGGCCCGGGTGCGTAACTGCCTGTCTCAGGCGCTGCACCGCTTCTTTCATGAAAACGGCTACATGTGGGTGGCCACGCCCATCGTGACCGCCTCCGACTGTGAAGGCGCCGGCGAAATGTTCCGGGTGTCCACCCTGGATCTGCACAACCTGCCGCGCACCGACAAGGGCGACATCGACTTTGGTGAAGACTTCTTTGGCAAGGAGGCGTTTCTGACCGTGTCCGGCCAGCTGAACGCCGAAACCTATGCCTGCGCCCTGAGCAAGGTGTATACCTTTGGCCCCACTTTCCGCGCCGAAAACTCCAACACCAGCCGCCACCTGGCGGAATTCTGGATGGTGGAGCCGGAGCTGGCCTTTGCGGATCTGGACGACGCCGCCCGCCTCGCCGAAGACATGCTGAAATACGTGTTCAAGGCGGTGCTGGCCGAGCGCATGGACGACATGACCTTCTTTGCCGAGCGGGTGGACAAAAACGCCATTACCCGGCTGCAGAGCTTTGTGGAAAAAGACTTCGCCCAGGTGGACTACACCGATGCGGTGGAGATCCTGAAGCAGTCCGGCAAACAGTTCGAGTTCCCGGTGGAATGGGGCGTGGACCTGTCGTCCGAGCACGAGCGTTACCTGGCGGAAGAGCACTTCAAGGCGCCGGTGGTGGTGAAGAACTACCCGAAAGACATCAAGGCCTTCTACATGAAGCTGAACGCCGACGGCAAAACCGTGGCGGCGATGGACGTGCTGGCCCCGGGCATTGGCGAGATCATCGGTGGCTCCCAGCGGGAAGAAGTGCTGGAAGTGCTGGACGCCCGCCTGGAAGAAATGGGCCTGAACAAGGATGACTACGGCTGGTACCGGGACCTGCGCCGCTACGGCACCGTGCCCCACGCCGGCTTTGGTCTGGGCTTTGAGCGCCTGGTGGCCTACGTGACCGGCATGGGCAACGTGCGCGACGTGATCCCCTTCCCGCGCACCCCGCGCAACGCAGACTTCTAA
- a CDS encoding urease accessory protein UreF: MAWVVIITMTTDNELLGLLHLASPSLPIGGFAWSAGLESAIELGWVNDETRLQAWLAVALQSLAHLDLPVLLRLYEALAAEQEQTMVYWNDFLRASRETRELLFEDKQQALALVRLLKGQGVEVAMLPAPPALMSAWALAARSWDLSARTAALGFAWSWLENQLAVAAKTLPLGQTSVQRLLLALKPGLIHALNVAERLDDNQLGLGLPGQVQASALHETQYSRLFRS; the protein is encoded by the coding sequence ATGGCCTGGGTGGTCATCATCACCATGACCACTGACAACGAACTGCTCGGGCTGCTGCACCTGGCCAGCCCGTCCTTGCCCATTGGTGGCTTTGCCTGGTCCGCCGGACTGGAGTCGGCCATTGAACTGGGCTGGGTGAACGATGAAACCCGGCTGCAGGCCTGGCTCGCCGTTGCCTTGCAGAGCCTGGCCCACCTCGATCTGCCGGTACTGTTGCGTCTGTACGAGGCCCTGGCGGCGGAGCAGGAGCAGACGATGGTCTACTGGAACGACTTTCTTCGTGCCAGCCGGGAAACCCGCGAGCTGCTGTTTGAAGACAAACAGCAGGCCCTGGCCCTGGTGCGGCTGCTGAAAGGGCAGGGGGTGGAGGTGGCCATGCTGCCCGCGCCTCCGGCGCTGATGAGCGCCTGGGCGCTGGCGGCACGAAGCTGGGACCTGAGTGCCCGCACCGCCGCCCTGGGGTTTGCCTGGAGCTGGCTGGAAAACCAGCTGGCGGTGGCCGCCAAGACTCTGCCTTTGGGGCAGACCTCGGTGCAGCGGCTGCTGCTGGCGCTGAAGCCCGGGCTCATTCACGCGCTGAACGTGGCCGAGAGGCTTGACGATAACCAATTGGGGTTGGGCCTGCCCGGTCAGGTGCAGGCCAGTGCCCTGCATGAAACCCAATATTCCCGTTTATTCCGGAGTTGA
- the ureG gene encoding urease accessory protein UreG, translated as MSTHCLRVGVGGPVGSGKTALLRQLCAALRRHYSLAVVTNDIYTREDAEFLLRHQALEEDRILGVETGGCPHTAIREDASMNLAAIDTLQQRHPGLELVLVESGGDNLSATFSPELSDLTLYVIDVCAGDKIPRKGGPGITKSDLLIINKTDLAPMVNASLEVMDRDARRMRGARPFVFTNLIRGDGLFEIIRFIQQAGMLRPLPDDFAINGEPA; from the coding sequence ATGAGTACACACTGTTTGCGCGTTGGCGTGGGAGGGCCGGTGGGCTCGGGCAAGACGGCACTGCTGCGCCAGCTGTGCGCGGCCCTGCGCCGTCACTACAGCCTGGCGGTGGTCACCAACGACATTTACACCAGGGAAGACGCCGAATTTCTGCTGCGCCATCAAGCCCTGGAAGAAGACCGTATTCTCGGCGTGGAAACCGGCGGCTGCCCGCACACCGCCATTCGGGAAGACGCCTCCATGAACCTGGCGGCCATCGACACCCTGCAACAGCGCCATCCCGGCCTGGAGCTGGTGCTGGTGGAAAGCGGCGGCGACAACCTCTCCGCCACCTTCAGCCCGGAGCTGTCGGATCTTACCCTGTATGTCATCGACGTCTGTGCCGGTGACAAAATCCCCCGCAAGGGCGGCCCCGGTATCACCAAGTCGGATTTGCTGATCATCAACAAGACCGATCTGGCGCCCATGGTGAATGCCTCGCTGGAGGTGATGGACAGAGACGCCAGGCGCATGCGCGGCGCGCGGCCCTTTGTGTTTACCAACCTGATACGCGGCGACGGCCTGTTTGAAATCATTCGCTTTATTCAGCAAGCGGGCATGTTGCGACCGCTGCCCGACGATTTTGCCATTAACGGAGAGCCTGCATGA
- the cpaB gene encoding Flp pilus assembly protein CpaB — MKTRTLLLFVLSVGFGVAAAIMANNWLNQQSEAAKAKAEGDTTQVVVAAVDLVPGAPIEPIHVQLKDIDTRLVPPGALTTMEEAQNMVAKNNLYRGDVLRRERLAPVGEGSTLSVLLEPGMRAVTVRVNDVIGVAGFLLPGNRVDILFTEGSMTRTVLKNLKVLAVDQTQHTDENRPKLVRAVTLEVNPEQAERLVNASSNGRIQLALRNPNDEQDLQLDTVAAVASEPQATAEPEPAPQAVRPRASTIDLIKGTSQQQVPVKS; from the coding sequence ATGAAAACACGTACTCTGTTATTGTTCGTTCTCTCCGTGGGCTTTGGCGTGGCGGCGGCCATCATGGCCAACAACTGGCTCAACCAGCAAAGCGAGGCCGCCAAGGCCAAAGCCGAAGGCGATACCACCCAGGTGGTGGTGGCGGCGGTCGATCTGGTGCCCGGCGCCCCCATTGAACCCATTCACGTGCAACTGAAAGACATCGACACCCGCCTGGTGCCGCCCGGCGCCCTCACCACCATGGAAGAAGCCCAGAACATGGTGGCCAAAAACAACCTCTACCGGGGTGATGTGCTGCGCCGGGAGCGGCTGGCGCCGGTGGGCGAGGGCAGTACCCTTTCCGTGCTGCTGGAGCCGGGCATGAGGGCGGTAACCGTGCGGGTGAACGACGTGATTGGCGTGGCCGGTTTTCTGCTGCCGGGCAACCGGGTCGATATTCTGTTTACCGAAGGCAGCATGACCCGCACCGTGCTGAAAAACCTCAAGGTGCTGGCGGTGGATCAAACCCAGCATACCGATGAAAACCGCCCCAAGCTGGTGCGCGCCGTTACCCTGGAAGTGAACCCCGAGCAGGCCGAGCGGCTGGTGAACGCCAGCTCCAATGGCCGCATTCAGCTGGCCCTGCGCAACCCCAACGACGAACAGGACCTGCAACTCGACACCGTGGCCGCCGTGGCCAGCGAGCCCCAGGCCACAGCCGAGCCCGAGCCGGCCCCCCAGGCGGTGCGGCCCCGGGCTTCCACCATCGATCTCATCAAGGGCACCAGCCAGCAACAGGTGCCGGTAAAAAGCTGA